In Candidatus Delongbacteria bacterium, one genomic interval encodes:
- a CDS encoding N-acetylmuramoyl-L-alanine amidase, with protein MIQKLHTSGRLAGRPVLLLALLGWLCLAGLSPAARPPEPAREYLLTVVDASGDSLPEILPTWARDGRRLICVEDLARLLRLQLEITGARRELSSEGGMLRAEGGNRFVMLNGVERVLPGPAFEDADGLLLDHQLLAVLLESGLLVGSLDSLNEELVLHASRAGLLSEALQGGHLLRLRLGELPTFDSDASGRTVVLDFSPSGVLEGSALDHIWRGEQDGLLEKLQVRGDRLELTLGAQAELVDVIEAESLGEIQVLLRRRGAKLSEEFQPPPAPELVMPQGQPIDLDVIVIDAGHGGKDPGAVSPRGSREKDVTLAVARRLRDELRERLPDTRIVMTREDDRFLELAERTQLANKAGGKLFISIHANAARNRSARGWEVYFLRPGKNQHAREVALRENSVLRFEENAGAETPGGIGNWILASMAQSAYVEESQNLAALIYRSMRGVGHQRPRPVLQQGFYVLVGASMPAVLFETGFITNPEDEKQLTSAHGQAELARALATSVVEFKELYGAAGTPR; from the coding sequence GTGATACAGAAACTCCACACATCTGGGCGACTTGCGGGTCGCCCAGTTCTGCTTCTGGCCCTGCTGGGCTGGCTCTGCCTTGCGGGGCTGAGTCCGGCGGCCCGTCCGCCGGAACCCGCGCGCGAGTATCTGTTGACCGTGGTGGATGCGTCGGGGGACAGCCTGCCCGAGATCCTGCCGACCTGGGCGCGCGATGGCCGACGCCTGATCTGTGTGGAAGACCTGGCGCGCCTGCTGCGTCTGCAGTTGGAAATCACGGGGGCCCGGCGCGAATTGAGCAGCGAGGGTGGCATGCTGCGCGCCGAAGGCGGAAACCGTTTCGTGATGCTCAATGGAGTGGAACGCGTGCTGCCCGGCCCGGCCTTCGAAGATGCCGACGGCCTGTTGCTGGATCACCAGCTGTTGGCGGTCCTGCTCGAATCCGGGCTGCTGGTGGGCAGTCTGGACAGCCTGAATGAAGAGCTTGTCCTGCACGCCTCGCGCGCGGGTCTGCTCAGCGAAGCACTTCAGGGCGGACACCTGCTGCGCCTGCGCCTGGGCGAACTGCCGACCTTTGACAGCGACGCCTCGGGCCGCACGGTGGTGCTGGACTTCAGTCCTTCGGGTGTGCTCGAAGGCAGCGCGCTGGATCACATCTGGCGAGGCGAGCAGGATGGCCTGCTCGAGAAGCTGCAAGTGCGCGGAGATCGGCTGGAACTGACACTGGGCGCGCAGGCCGAACTGGTGGACGTGATCGAAGCGGAATCCCTGGGTGAGATCCAGGTACTGCTGCGCCGTCGGGGTGCGAAGCTGAGCGAGGAATTCCAGCCTCCGCCGGCACCCGAACTGGTGATGCCCCAGGGCCAGCCCATCGATCTGGATGTGATCGTGATCGACGCCGGTCACGGCGGCAAGGATCCTGGGGCCGTCTCGCCCCGGGGCAGCCGCGAGAAGGACGTGACTCTGGCGGTGGCCCGGCGTCTGCGCGACGAGCTGCGCGAGCGCCTGCCCGACACGCGCATCGTGATGACCCGCGAGGACGACCGCTTCCTTGAACTGGCCGAGCGCACCCAGTTGGCCAACAAGGCGGGCGGCAAGCTCTTCATCTCGATCCATGCCAACGCCGCTCGCAACCGCAGCGCGCGAGGCTGGGAAGTCTACTTTCTGCGCCCGGGCAAGAACCAGCATGCCCGGGAAGTCGCCCTGCGCGAGAACTCGGTGCTGCGCTTCGAGGAGAACGCGGGAGCCGAGACTCCCGGCGGCATCGGCAACTGGATCCTGGCCAGCATGGCCCAGTCTGCCTATGTGGAGGAGAGCCAGAACCTGGCCGCGCTGATCTACCGCAGCATGCGCGGAGTGGGACACCAGCGTCCGCGGCCCGTGCTCCAGCAGGGATTCTATGTGCTGGTGGGAGCTTCCATGCCCGCGGTGCTCTTCGAGACAGGCTTCATCACGAATCCCGAGGACGAGAAGCAGCTCACCAGCGCCCACGGGCAGGCTGAACTGGCCCGCGCACTGGCCACCAGCGTGGTCGAGTTCAAGGAACTCTATGGTGCCGCGGGAACTCCACGGTGA
- a CDS encoding DMT family transporter: MCPTLCIPNSLEDEEPMELHRTSGRWKLGLALSLCTVLLWGMLPIALKALLRGLDALTISWFRFLLACLLLVAWYARSGELVRLLRAPGRGRLLLLVAALGLCGNYVFYLFGLRLITPAAAQVLIQLAPLSMLLGGMVIFGERFILQQWLGLALLLLGQGLFFLPGLAGGGGTAHSPLGLALMVVAALSWGAYALAQKQLQARWPSQLVLCVVYGLCALLLSPFAHPGHLPGLGLVNLSLLLFTVFNTLVAYGTFSEALNHLEASRVGVILSTTPLFTITFVHLGAHMFPGLVDADPLPPSALAGAALVVAGSALSALRRRRVPASATIVGGAVAVVADANPTEP; the protein is encoded by the coding sequence GTGTGTCCCACACTCTGCATTCCCAACAGTCTGGAAGACGAGGAACCGATGGAACTGCATCGCACGAGCGGCCGCTGGAAGCTGGGCCTGGCACTCAGCCTGTGTACCGTGCTGCTCTGGGGCATGCTGCCGATCGCGCTCAAGGCCCTCTTGCGCGGCCTGGATGCCCTGACCATATCCTGGTTCCGTTTCCTGCTGGCCTGCCTGCTGCTGGTGGCGTGGTATGCGCGCAGTGGTGAGCTGGTCCGTCTGCTGCGGGCTCCGGGAAGGGGGCGCCTGCTGCTGCTGGTGGCCGCGCTCGGCCTGTGCGGCAATTATGTGTTCTATCTGTTCGGCCTGCGGCTGATCACCCCGGCCGCGGCCCAGGTGCTGATTCAACTGGCTCCCCTGAGCATGCTGCTGGGCGGCATGGTGATCTTCGGCGAGCGCTTCATCCTGCAGCAATGGCTGGGGCTGGCGCTGCTGCTGCTGGGGCAGGGACTGTTCTTCCTGCCCGGACTTGCCGGTGGCGGCGGAACGGCACACTCGCCCCTGGGTCTGGCCCTGATGGTGGTGGCCGCCCTGTCCTGGGGGGCCTATGCGCTGGCCCAGAAACAGCTTCAGGCACGGTGGCCTTCGCAGCTCGTGTTGTGTGTGGTGTACGGGCTGTGTGCGCTGTTGCTCAGTCCTTTTGCCCATCCCGGGCATCTGCCGGGGCTGGGGCTGGTCAATCTCAGCCTGCTGCTTTTCACCGTGTTCAATACCCTGGTGGCCTACGGCACCTTCAGTGAGGCATTGAATCACCTCGAGGCCTCGCGCGTGGGCGTGATCTTGTCCACTACACCGCTCTTCACCATCACCTTCGTGCATCTGGGGGCCCACATGTTCCCGGGTCTCGTGGATGCCGATCCTCTGCCGCCCAGTGCCCTGGCCGGGGCCGCGCTGGTGGTGGCCGGTTCGGCGCTCAGCGCCCTGCGTCGCCGCCGCGTGCCCGCGAGCGCCACCATCGTCGGGGGCGCCGTGGCCGTGGTGGCCGATGCGAACCCAACGGAACCCTGA
- a CDS encoding DUF2780 domain-containing protein — MTELIQQLVSQLGVQPDQARGGAGLLFKLAQDRLGGDFGTLSAALPGMGELLKAAPAGGGGALGALGGLASSFGGGKAAGLASLALGFAQLKLDPAMVGKFLPIVLEFVKGKAGGDVASMLAGVLK; from the coding sequence ATGACGGAGTTGATCCAACAACTGGTTTCCCAGCTGGGTGTCCAGCCGGATCAGGCCCGGGGCGGAGCCGGTCTGCTGTTCAAGCTGGCCCAGGACAGACTGGGTGGTGACTTCGGCACGCTCAGTGCGGCTCTGCCCGGAATGGGCGAATTGCTCAAGGCGGCGCCCGCCGGTGGCGGCGGAGCCCTGGGGGCACTGGGCGGCCTGGCCTCCTCCTTTGGCGGCGGCAAGGCTGCCGGGCTGGCCTCGCTGGCCCTTGGATTCGCCCAGTTGAAACTGGATCCGGCCATGGTGGGCAAATTCCTGCCGATCGTGCTGGAATTCGTGAAGGGCAAGGCGGGCGGGGACGTGGCCAGCATGTTGGCTGGAGTTCTCAAGTAA
- a CDS encoding aldo/keto reductase — translation MRIHQLGHSDLQVSVLGLGCMGMSDFYGASEESQSIRVIHRALELGLNFFDTADMYGPFHNERLLGRAIAGKRERVILATKFGVQRSPEGAMLGLNGSPAYVQQACDASLERLGVDTIDLYYLHRVDPGTPIEDTVGAMSRLVEQGKVRCLGLSEAAPETLRRAMAVHPITALQTEYSLWSRDPEDALLATCQELGIGFVAYSPLGRGFLSGQYRSLDDLDANDWRRSNPRFMGENFQKNLALVDRVHALASARGCSASQLALAWLLSRPGVTPIPGTRRLERLEENLAAAEIALTADELAAIEAVVPRNWATGTRYPEAGMAALNR, via the coding sequence ATGCGCATACATCAACTGGGACATTCTGATCTGCAGGTCTCCGTACTGGGCCTGGGCTGCATGGGCATGTCGGACTTCTATGGCGCCAGTGAGGAGAGCCAGTCGATCCGCGTGATCCACCGGGCCCTCGAGCTGGGCCTGAACTTCTTTGACACGGCGGACATGTATGGGCCCTTCCACAATGAACGGCTGCTGGGCCGGGCCATTGCCGGGAAGCGTGAGCGGGTGATCCTGGCCACCAAATTCGGAGTCCAGCGCTCACCCGAGGGGGCGATGCTGGGCCTGAACGGTTCGCCCGCCTATGTCCAGCAGGCCTGCGACGCCAGCCTTGAGCGTCTGGGCGTGGATACCATTGATCTGTATTACCTGCACCGGGTGGATCCCGGCACACCCATCGAAGACACGGTGGGCGCCATGTCGCGCCTGGTGGAACAGGGCAAGGTGCGCTGTCTGGGTCTGTCGGAAGCCGCACCCGAGACTCTGCGGCGTGCCATGGCCGTGCATCCCATCACGGCTCTCCAGACCGAATATTCACTCTGGTCGCGTGATCCGGAAGATGCCCTGCTGGCTACCTGTCAGGAACTGGGCATCGGTTTCGTGGCCTACAGCCCACTGGGCCGGGGCTTCCTGAGCGGCCAGTACCGCAGCCTGGATGATCTGGACGCCAACGACTGGCGGCGCAGCAATCCCCGTTTCATGGGCGAGAACTTCCAGAAGAACCTGGCACTGGTCGACCGCGTCCACGCACTGGCCAGCGCGCGAGGCTGCAGCGCATCGCAACTGGCGCTGGCCTGGTTGCTGTCCCGTCCGGGTGTGACACCCATTCCGGGAACCCGAAGGCTCGAGAGGCTCGAAGAGAACCTCGCCGCGGCGGAAATCGCCCTGACTGCCGACGAACTGGCGGCCATCGAGGCGGTGGTCCCGCGGAACTGGGCGACAGGCACACGCTATCCCGAGGCCGGGATGGCGGCCCTCAATCGCTGA
- a CDS encoding GNAT family N-acetyltransferase encodes MPMIRRATQSDRPALGQLFVRSVHGLANGAYAPAQLEAWAPVAEDPPDWITRLESLECWLLELEGRLAGFIAWNSEGMLDLLYTHPDLARRGVASRLLAHMEQAARRVGWTHIVTDASLVARPFFEARGFRQVRAERVKRRGQWLDRFRMEKTLLGGQEEHEAVTSC; translated from the coding sequence ATGCCGATGATTCGTCGCGCGACACAGTCTGACCGGCCTGCACTGGGGCAGCTCTTCGTGCGCTCGGTACATGGTCTGGCAAACGGGGCGTACGCTCCCGCCCAGCTGGAAGCCTGGGCCCCGGTCGCGGAGGACCCCCCGGACTGGATCACGCGGCTTGAGTCACTTGAGTGCTGGCTACTGGAGCTGGAGGGTCGACTCGCGGGGTTCATCGCCTGGAACTCCGAGGGCATGCTGGATCTGCTGTACACACATCCGGACCTTGCCCGCCGGGGCGTCGCCAGCCGTCTGCTGGCTCACATGGAACAGGCAGCACGGCGTGTGGGCTGGACTCACATCGTCACCGATGCCAGTCTGGTCGCCCGCCCATTCTTCGAAGCCCGCGGATTCCGCCAGGTCCGGGCGGAGCGGGTGAAGCGGCGGGGACAGTGGCTGGATAGATTCCGGATGGAGAAGACCCTGTTGGGTGGACAGGAGGAGCATGAAGCCGTCACCAGCTGCTGA
- a CDS encoding class I SAM-dependent methyltransferase: MKPSPAADVRKMYDEIADSYNQMMDAEIGLPVYADVLTRLHRRITGIGGPVLDTACGSGHMLSMYRDRCDARRQLLGVDLSTRMVAISNGKFESNARLFVADMRYLTSIETATCAAVLNFFALHHIDAAEAAQAFGEWYRVLTPGGQLVVAAWEGSGLVDYGSESGIVAFRYTRAELESWARNAGFDVTRCLVQPVEDFPMDAVHLEAGKPTS, translated from the coding sequence ATGAAGCCGTCACCAGCTGCTGATGTGCGAAAAATGTACGACGAGATCGCGGATTCGTACAATCAAATGATGGATGCTGAGATTGGATTGCCCGTGTATGCGGATGTTCTGACGCGCTTGCATCGACGTATCACGGGCATCGGCGGTCCGGTGCTCGATACAGCGTGCGGGTCTGGCCACATGCTCTCCATGTATCGTGATCGCTGCGATGCGCGGCGGCAACTCCTGGGTGTCGACCTTTCCACAAGGATGGTCGCCATTTCCAACGGCAAGTTCGAGTCCAACGCACGATTGTTTGTCGCCGACATGCGGTATCTGACCAGCATTGAGACAGCTACATGTGCCGCGGTGCTGAACTTCTTTGCCCTTCATCATATCGATGCGGCGGAAGCAGCACAGGCCTTTGGTGAATGGTATCGAGTCCTGACTCCAGGTGGCCAGCTTGTTGTGGCTGCATGGGAGGGCAGTGGACTGGTCGACTACGGCAGTGAGTCGGGAATCGTGGCGTTCAGGTACACCCGTGCTGAGTTGGAATCCTGGGCCAGGAACGCGGGTTTTGATGTGACCCGTTGCCTTGTACAGCCGGTGGAGGACTTTCCGATGGACGCTGTTCATCTTGAAGCAGGAAAACCAACCAGCTGA
- a CDS encoding YaiI/YqxD family protein: protein MMQVWIDADACPVKQEVYKVAGRYELPVTLVANSWMRIPDSPRLHLEVVGDGFDEADDWIVERVQAEDIVITADILLADRCLKQGARVLGNTGHAYTAENIGQALATRELMAELRGAGTIAGGPAPMQKSDRSRFLQELDAMIQSIRRQAPPTRST, encoded by the coding sequence GTGATGCAGGTCTGGATCGACGCGGACGCCTGTCCCGTGAAGCAGGAAGTCTACAAGGTGGCCGGCCGCTACGAGCTGCCGGTGACTCTGGTGGCCAATTCCTGGATGCGGATTCCCGACTCCCCGCGGCTGCACCTGGAGGTGGTCGGCGATGGCTTCGACGAGGCCGACGACTGGATCGTGGAGCGCGTGCAGGCGGAGGATATCGTGATCACCGCTGACATATTGCTGGCGGATCGCTGCCTGAAACAGGGTGCACGCGTGCTGGGCAACACCGGCCATGCCTACACGGCCGAAAACATCGGGCAGGCTCTGGCCACCCGGGAACTGATGGCCGAGTTGCGCGGCGCGGGAACCATCGCCGGCGGACCGGCACCCATGCAGAAGAGCGATCGCTCGCGCTTTCTGCAGGAGCTGGATGCGATGATCCAGTCCATCCGGCGCCAGGCACCTCCGACGCGGAGCACGTGA
- a CDS encoding TolC family protein: MHPTVPRRHTVTPNAPLATTGLRRTLLARVLLVLGVALAVPKVVRAAGQDSLVIGPAPSIETLVERALLVAPELDIAQQALEAARERVRPAAALADPQLELSGQAMDVPPGKASTVAVILSQPLPFPGKRAARRELARTWVTQQEIRLELARAKVVRDVRIQAARLYSLDQQAQVLELSGQLLQTAVRVAETRASTGAGEQETLLQLTIQEARIRQQQARIQAERSGELAALNRLLGWPVERRLAPLESLPAAVMQDPDSLLTGLELAPELRLRGAELESAHRNWQATRLEQKPDFMVGAGVGTNGMPEPMLMLKLGITLPLWSAGKQQALTRAAAHEESGAQAQLETERSRQEATLQQELAEWQRWRIWIIEYREVILPSSRLALDAALSAWAAGRGDFTRVIEDLNLVLDTGVQAAEAEAQALSSWARIEYMGPRATGPTTLE; this comes from the coding sequence ATGCACCCGACAGTCCCGCGCAGGCATACCGTCACCCCCAATGCCCCCTTGGCCACCACAGGCCTGAGACGCACCCTGCTGGCCCGGGTCCTGTTGGTTCTCGGCGTGGCGCTGGCAGTGCCGAAGGTTGTCCGGGCAGCTGGGCAGGATTCGCTGGTCATCGGTCCCGCACCCAGCATTGAGACCCTCGTGGAGCGTGCACTTCTGGTTGCTCCCGAACTGGACATTGCCCAGCAGGCGCTTGAAGCAGCCCGCGAACGTGTGCGCCCCGCCGCGGCTCTGGCCGATCCCCAACTGGAACTGAGCGGCCAGGCCATGGACGTGCCTCCCGGCAAGGCCTCCACCGTGGCCGTGATACTCAGTCAGCCGCTGCCCTTCCCCGGAAAGCGTGCCGCCCGCCGTGAACTGGCACGGACCTGGGTGACACAACAGGAAATCCGACTGGAACTGGCCCGGGCAAAGGTCGTGCGTGACGTGCGCATCCAGGCGGCCCGGCTCTATTCCCTGGATCAGCAGGCACAGGTACTCGAGCTGTCCGGGCAACTGCTGCAGACAGCCGTACGTGTTGCTGAAACAAGAGCCTCCACGGGGGCGGGCGAACAGGAAACCCTGTTGCAGCTCACGATCCAGGAGGCCCGGATCCGCCAGCAGCAGGCACGCATCCAGGCCGAACGCTCGGGTGAGCTGGCCGCGCTCAATCGGCTGCTGGGCTGGCCCGTCGAACGACGGTTGGCTCCGCTGGAAAGCCTTCCTGCCGCCGTGATGCAGGATCCGGACAGCCTGCTGACGGGGCTGGAGCTGGCCCCCGAGCTGCGCCTGCGCGGTGCCGAACTCGAGAGCGCCCATCGCAACTGGCAGGCGACCCGCCTGGAACAGAAACCGGATTTCATGGTCGGCGCAGGCGTGGGCACCAACGGCATGCCCGAGCCGATGCTGATGCTGAAGCTGGGCATCACGTTGCCGCTCTGGAGCGCGGGCAAACAGCAGGCGCTGACCCGGGCCGCGGCACACGAGGAGAGTGGGGCACAGGCCCAGCTTGAAACTGAACGCAGCAGGCAGGAAGCCACGCTGCAGCAGGAACTGGCCGAATGGCAACGCTGGCGGATCTGGATCATAGAGTACCGCGAGGTCATTCTGCCAAGCAGCCGCCTGGCCCTGGATGCGGCGCTGTCCGCCTGGGCGGCCGGCCGCGGGGATTTCACCCGAGTGATCGAAGACTTGAATCTGGTGCTGGACACGGGCGTGCAGGCCGCCGAGGCCGAAGCCCAGGCCCTGTCCAGCTGGGCACGCATCGAATACATGGGCCCCCGGGCAACCGGACCCACAACCCTGGAGTAG